The Bacteroidota bacterium region AATGAAGTAATTGACAACACTTTTTCAGACCTTAAAAAATTCTGCAACAGGATAGCCACAGAAAAACCTGACATTCTTGCTCTCTATACCAACTTAATGACCAAGCTGAATGTTTTAAAAATCATTAAATTCATTAAAAGCAACAATTCCCTTTCACATATCAAAATAATATTAGGCGGACCGGAAGTCCGCAACAGTTCCGACAACTTTCTTCATTATGGAGCAGATGTGATAGTGCTTGGTGAAGGAGAAGATACAATGCTGGAGTTAATAAAGGCTTACCAACTATCCGATCGTCCTGACCTCTCCACCATTAATGGAATCTCCTTTATTAAGCAACAAGAAATAATCCGGACTTCTGAGAGGGCCTTGCTTAAAGACATCAACCTGCTTCCCTTTCCGGCCCGTGCAAAAATCGACTTGCAGCTTTACCTCAATGCCTGGAAAAAACGACATGGACAAAACACCATTTCTATAAGCACAATGCGGGGCTGCCCTTATACCTGCAAATGGTGCAGCCGTGCTGTATATGGCGGAACTTACCGCAGAAGAAATCCCAAACTTGTAGTTGATGAAATTGAATGGCTGAAAGCCAATTACACTTTCGATGTATTATGGTTTACAGATGATGTATTTACGATCAGCCACAAATGGCTGCGGGAATTCGTAAATGAACTCGCCAGCCGGAATATAAGAGTGAGATATGAGATCATTACCCGTGCTGACCGGATGAATGAAGATATTATTGATCTGCTGAAACAAAGCGGATGCTACAGGATTTGGATCGGCGCGGAAAGCGGCTCACAGAAAGTGATTGACAACATGGACCGGAGAGTCAAGGTGGAACAGGTGCGTAACATGATACAACTATCACGTAAGCATGGAATAGAAGCCGGAACCTTTATCATGTTAGGATACCCTGGCGAAACACAGCGTGATATTAAAGAAACAATACGACACCTTATTCTCTCCGACCCGGATCATTACACAATCACTGTTGCATACCCCATCAAAGGAACACCACTCTACTCGGAAGTTAAAGATGATTTTATTCAGCCCCCGGCCTGGGAAACGTCAACAGACAGAGATATTGATTTTAAACGAACCTACAACCGGAATTTTTATAATTACGCCGTCCGCTGGGTTTACAATGAGGTGCATTATCATAAACAAAAGCACAAGTCAGCTTTCGGTCTGCGTTCAATGACATTAAAACTCAAGTCAATAGCTGCTCAGAGCGGGATGATGCTTGAAAAGATGAGAGGTTGAAATATCACCATGAAGTAGCTTTTATCATCACTTATTTGTAATTTTACGGGCTTTTCTAATTAAAACAAAAAACCATGAGTACTACTACAACCAAACAAGCACTTAAAGGCGGAGAATTTCTGATAAAAGAAACGCAGGCCGGTGATGTTTTTATTCCCGAACAATTCAATGAGGAGCAATTAATGATCGCTCAAACCTGTAAGGACTTTCTGGCGCAGGAAATATGGCCCAACCTCGACAAGATAGACAAACAGGAAGAAGGCCTTACCGTAAAACTTTTAGATAAAGCTGCGGAACTTGGCTTACTTGGCTTAAGTGTACCCGAAAACCTGGGCGGCTTTGAAAAAGATTTCGTAACAGGCATGCTGGCCACAGAAGTGCTGGGAGCTGGTTATTCTTTCGCGGTATCTATTTCAGCTCATACCGGTATCGGAACACTTCCTATTTTATACTATGGCAATGAAAAACAAAAAGCAAAATACATCCCTAAACTTGTATCGGGCGAATGGAAAGCCTGCTATTGCTTAACTGAACCGGGCTCTGGCTCTGATGCAAACTCTGGGAAAACAAAGGCTGTACTCTCTCCTGACGGAAAACATTACATATTGAA contains the following coding sequences:
- a CDS encoding radical SAM protein, producing the protein MRIYLSHGYFIREDEKEQQIMKPYPPLGILYISAYLEQHSFANEVIDNTFSDLKKFCNRIATEKPDILALYTNLMTKLNVLKIIKFIKSNNSLSHIKIILGGPEVRNSSDNFLHYGADVIVLGEGEDTMLELIKAYQLSDRPDLSTINGISFIKQQEIIRTSERALLKDINLLPFPARAKIDLQLYLNAWKKRHGQNTISISTMRGCPYTCKWCSRAVYGGTYRRRNPKLVVDEIEWLKANYTFDVLWFTDDVFTISHKWLREFVNELASRNIRVRYEIITRADRMNEDIIDLLKQSGCYRIWIGAESGSQKVIDNMDRRVKVEQVRNMIQLSRKHGIEAGTFIMLGYPGETQRDIKETIRHLILSDPDHYTITVAYPIKGTPLYSEVKDDFIQPPAWETSTDRDIDFKRTYNRNFYNYAVRWVYNEVHYHKQKHKSAFGLRSMTLKLKSIAAQSGMMLEKMRG